One Roseovarius bejariae genomic region harbors:
- a CDS encoding PLP-dependent aminotransferase family protein yields the protein MLIQSLRTAVRSGALERGYKMPTVRDLAWELGITPGTVARAYRMAADEGLVETTVGRGTFVAGAAPVQGGVSPGDPLITEVATDSIDLRACRVLDVGQEAAIRAGLSRLSDSPGFSYRDYPNSQTTAPAQTAVARWIGPDRAGRFETGDVVMGLGAQHSVIMALQTCLHGATPVILTETLCYPGVRHAARLLRAQVVGVEMDEYGLRPDRLEEALQRHGGQVLLTAPEAHSPTAVHTPVERRQEIARIAQRYQLRIIEDDCHCITRPDAPTYRAICPDHAWYISSLTKSVSSALRFGFAVCPRGQGAAAQQVAQSSFYGMPQPILDLGADLIDSGQAEEMRAGVVQAVQARVRMAVNILGQWDISWQPSLPFIWLRLPQGWRGSTFMRACDAAGVQIKSADEFALPDGQSPHSVRVSLTPDVSEAVLQGALERLSGLLARPPVNVDL from the coding sequence GTGTTGATACAATCTCTGCGCACGGCTGTTCGCTCAGGTGCATTGGAGAGAGGCTACAAGATGCCGACCGTGCGCGATCTGGCGTGGGAGTTGGGCATCACACCGGGCACGGTTGCGCGGGCCTATCGCATGGCGGCCGACGAGGGCTTGGTTGAAACCACCGTTGGCCGGGGCACCTTCGTGGCCGGGGCTGCGCCGGTGCAGGGGGGCGTTTCGCCGGGGGACCCCTTGATTACCGAGGTGGCCACCGATTCCATCGACCTGCGCGCCTGCCGCGTTCTGGACGTGGGGCAGGAGGCGGCCATCCGGGCCGGGCTGTCGCGGCTGTCAGATTCACCGGGGTTCAGTTATCGCGATTATCCCAACAGCCAGACGACCGCCCCGGCACAGACCGCCGTGGCCCGGTGGATCGGGCCGGACAGGGCCGGGCGGTTCGAGACCGGCGATGTGGTCATGGGGCTGGGGGCGCAGCATTCGGTGATCATGGCCTTGCAGACCTGTCTGCATGGGGCGACGCCGGTGATCCTGACCGAGACCCTTTGTTACCCCGGTGTAAGACACGCGGCACGCCTTTTGCGGGCACAGGTGGTGGGCGTCGAGATGGACGAGTACGGGTTGCGGCCTGACCGGCTTGAAGAGGCGCTGCAGAGGCATGGCGGGCAGGTGTTGCTGACCGCGCCCGAGGCGCATAGCCCGACAGCGGTACATACGCCCGTTGAACGCCGTCAAGAGATCGCGCGGATCGCGCAGCGCTATCAGCTTCGGATTATCGAGGATGATTGCCATTGCATCACGCGGCCAGACGCTCCGACCTATCGCGCGATCTGTCCGGACCATGCATGGTATATCTCGTCCTTGACGAAATCCGTGTCGTCGGCCCTGCGGTTTGGCTTTGCCGTCTGTCCGCGTGGGCAGGGGGCGGCAGCGCAGCAGGTGGCGCAATCGTCGTTTTACGGGATGCCGCAACCGATCCTGGACCTGGGCGCGGACCTGATCGACAGCGGGCAGGCGGAAGAGATGCGCGCAGGCGTGGTGCAGGCCGTTCAGGCGCGGGTCAGAATGGCGGTTAACATCTTGGGGCAATGGGATATTTCGTGGCAGCCGAGCTTGCCTTTCATCTGGTTGCGCCTGCCGCAGGGCTGGCGCGGGTCCACCTTCATGCGGGCCTGTGATGCGGCGGGGGTGCAGATCAAATCGGCGGACGAATTCGCCTTGCCTGACGGTCAATCGCCGCATTCGGTGCGGGTGAGCTTGACGCCGGATGTGTCGGAGGCGGTATTGCAGGGTGCGTTGGAGCGGTTGAGTGGCCTGCTTGCGAGGCCCCCGGTCAACGTGGACTTGTGA
- a CDS encoding VOC family protein encodes MTLPDAPPLSALLEAALYAEDLDLAEEFYGTTLGLPEVTRVEGRHIFYRVGQTILLIFNPQATQHGSSNTRLPVPAHGATGPGHLCFAASRDEITQWKQRLEATGHPTEVEFDWPNGAHSLYFRDPAGNSLELAEPRLWF; translated from the coding sequence ATGACCCTGCCCGATGCCCCGCCCCTTTCCGCCCTTCTCGAAGCCGCGCTTTATGCCGAAGATCTTGATTTGGCAGAAGAATTCTACGGCACCACCCTCGGTTTGCCCGAGGTCACGCGCGTCGAGGGGCGGCACATCTTCTACCGCGTGGGGCAGACGATCCTCCTGATCTTCAACCCACAGGCCACGCAACACGGCTCAAGCAACACGCGCCTGCCCGTTCCCGCCCATGGCGCAACAGGCCCCGGCCACCTGTGCTTCGCCGCCTCTCGCGATGAAATCACTCAATGGAAACAAAGACTTGAGGCCACAGGCCACCCAACCGAGGTTGAGTTCGACTGGCCCAATGGCGCCCATTCCCTGTATTTCCGCGACCCGGCTGGCAATTCCCTGGAGCTCGCCGAACCCCGCCTCTGGTTCTGA
- a CDS encoding HNH endonuclease, translating to MDGDFRTEFVREPAALKQHPALVLNADYRPLSYYPLSLWPWQDAVKAAYLDRVDIVAEYDDTVRSPSTVIRIPSVVVLRDYVKPQKRVAFTRFNLFLRDEFRCQYCGAKGDLTFDHVVPRASGGITSWENVVAACSPCNLRKGSKSLRQANMALQKPPRAPGAEQLRNLGRKFPPNHLHESWLDFLYWDAELEA from the coding sequence ATGGATGGGGATTTCAGAACAGAGTTCGTCAGGGAGCCAGCGGCGCTCAAGCAGCATCCCGCGCTGGTGCTGAATGCCGATTACAGGCCCTTGTCCTACTATCCCTTGTCGCTCTGGCCGTGGCAGGATGCGGTGAAGGCGGCCTACCTCGATCGTGTTGATATCGTTGCAGAATATGACGACACGGTCCGAAGCCCGAGTACGGTGATACGGATACCGAGCGTGGTTGTCCTGAGAGATTACGTCAAACCCCAAAAGCGCGTGGCCTTCACGCGCTTTAATTTATTCTTAAGGGATGAATTCCGCTGTCAGTACTGCGGGGCGAAGGGGGATTTGACCTTTGACCACGTGGTGCCGCGGGCCAGCGGCGGGATCACCAGTTGGGAAAACGTGGTCGCGGCCTGTTCCCCGTGTAATTTACGCAAGGGGTCCAAGAGCTTACGGCAAGCGAACATGGCCTTGCAGAAGCCGCCGCGCGCGCCGGGGGCGGAGCAGTTACGCAACCTTGGCCGGAAATTCCCGCCCAACCACCTGCACGAAAGCTGGCTTGATTTCCTGTATTGGGACGCCGAATTGGAAGCCTGA
- a CDS encoding DNA-packaging protein gives MITPSTSTQHGLRSGAAWIASEGPDAQDEFLDALNEGELLALPYLFEFWALEHQLPPEGDWRAWVIMGGRGAGKTRAGAEWVRTQVEGATPLAPGRCRRLALVGETMDQVRDVMIFGESGIMACSPPDRRPVWQPTRKRLLWHNGATAQVYSAHDPEALRGPQFDGAWVDELAKWKRARETWDMLQFGLRLGEHPQVCVTTTPRNVGVLKEVVAQESTVVTSAPTEANRAYLAQSFLDEVRTRYAGTRLGRQELEGVLLDEAEGALWTTRMLEALQVDDLPELDRVVVAIDPPVTGREGSDECGIVVAGAVTQGPVQDWRAYVLADCSIGAASPSSWANAAIRAMEQFGAERLVAEVNQGGDLVAQVIRQVDPLVPVKSVHASRGKVTRAEPVAALYEQRRVFHARGLGDLEDQMCAMTAQGFEGKGSPDRVDALVWALHEVMIVPAAKWRRPRVRAV, from the coding sequence ATGATTACGCCCTCGACTTCGACGCAGCACGGACTGCGATCGGGTGCCGCCTGGATCGCCTCAGAAGGGCCAGATGCTCAGGACGAGTTCCTCGATGCGTTAAACGAAGGTGAACTTCTGGCGCTGCCCTATCTGTTCGAGTTCTGGGCGTTGGAGCACCAGTTGCCGCCCGAGGGCGATTGGCGGGCCTGGGTCATCATGGGCGGGCGCGGCGCGGGGAAGACCCGCGCCGGGGCCGAATGGGTGCGCACGCAGGTGGAAGGGGCGACGCCGCTTGCGCCGGGGCGCTGTCGGCGGTTGGCCTTGGTAGGGGAAACCATGGACCAGGTGCGCGATGTGATGATCTTTGGCGAAAGCGGGATTATGGCCTGTTCGCCGCCGGACCGGCGGCCCGTCTGGCAGCCGACGCGCAAGCGGTTGTTGTGGCACAACGGGGCCACGGCGCAGGTGTATTCCGCGCATGACCCCGAGGCGTTGCGCGGGCCGCAGTTTGACGGCGCTTGGGTGGATGAACTGGCCAAGTGGAAGCGGGCGCGCGAGACATGGGACATGTTGCAGTTCGGCTTGCGGTTGGGGGAGCATCCGCAGGTCTGCGTGACCACCACGCCGCGCAATGTGGGCGTGTTGAAAGAGGTCGTGGCGCAGGAGAGCACGGTTGTCACCAGTGCGCCCACCGAGGCCAACAGGGCCTATCTGGCGCAGTCTTTCCTTGACGAAGTGCGCACGCGCTATGCCGGGACGCGATTGGGGCGTCAGGAATTGGAGGGCGTGTTGCTGGACGAGGCCGAGGGCGCACTTTGGACCACGCGGATGTTGGAAGCCTTGCAGGTGGACGACCTGCCCGAGCTGGACCGGGTGGTGGTGGCGATCGACCCGCCGGTAACCGGGCGCGAGGGATCGGACGAGTGCGGGATCGTGGTGGCGGGGGCCGTCACCCAAGGCCCGGTGCAGGATTGGCGGGCCTATGTCCTGGCCGATTGCAGCATCGGGGCGGCGAGCCCGTCGAGTTGGGCCAATGCCGCCATTCGCGCGATGGAGCAATTCGGCGCCGAGCGCTTGGTGGCCGAGGTGAACCAGGGCGGGGATCTGGTGGCGCAGGTCATCCGGCAGGTGGACCCGTTGGTGCCGGTAAAGAGCGTTCATGCCAGCCGGGGCAAGGTGACCCGGGCAGAGCCTGTGGCCGCTTTGTACGAGCAGCGGAGGGTGTTCCATGCGCGGGGCCTGGGCGATCTGGAGGACCAGATGTGCGCGATGACGGCGCAGGGGTTCGAAGGCAAGGGCAGCCCCGACCGGGTGGATGCGCTGGTTTGGGCCTTGCATGAGGTGATGATCGTGCCGGCGGCCAAGTGGCGGCGCCCGAGGGTGCGCGCGGTCTGA
- a CDS encoding phage portal protein — translation MILDFFRQGGAAPAAPEQKASAAAPVMAWHGAGRVAWSPRDTVSLTRTGYAGNPVVHRCVKLVAEACAGLPMVMTGAGGAYEAHPVKDLLARPNGAQAGAEMLEALYAQLILTGNAYVEAVGAPGAVPVELHVLRSDRMSVVPGGDGWPVGYEYAVGGRKHRFAVEEGISPVCHVKGFHPQDDHYGLSPLQAAAQALDVHNAASRWSKALLDNAARPSGAIVYRGAEGQGTLSTDQYDRLVSEMESHHQGARNAGRPMLLEGGLDWKPMGFSPSDMEFQKSKEAAAREIALAFGVPPMLLGIPGDATYANYQEANRAFYRLTVLPMAGRVAGSLAHWLGRYTGEVIEMRPDIEQVTALAHEREAQWRRVAGADFLSREEKRRMLGLPPLAESEVAEADRDEGQA, via the coding sequence ATGATACTGGATTTCTTCAGACAGGGCGGGGCAGCGCCCGCAGCGCCGGAACAAAAGGCAAGTGCCGCGGCGCCGGTGATGGCCTGGCACGGGGCGGGGCGTGTGGCCTGGAGCCCGCGGGACACGGTGTCGCTGACGCGGACGGGCTATGCCGGGAACCCGGTGGTGCATCGCTGTGTCAAGCTGGTGGCGGAGGCCTGCGCGGGCCTGCCGATGGTCATGACCGGGGCCGGGGGGGCGTATGAGGCGCATCCCGTCAAGGATTTGCTGGCGCGGCCCAACGGGGCGCAGGCGGGGGCCGAGATGCTGGAGGCGCTTTATGCGCAGTTGATCCTGACCGGCAATGCCTATGTCGAGGCTGTGGGGGCGCCGGGGGCTGTGCCAGTTGAGCTGCATGTGCTGCGTTCGGACCGGATGAGTGTTGTTCCGGGCGGCGATGGCTGGCCCGTGGGTTATGAATATGCGGTGGGCGGGCGCAAGCATCGCTTTGCCGTCGAGGAGGGGATTTCGCCGGTCTGCCATGTGAAGGGGTTTCATCCGCAGGATGATCATTACGGGCTGTCGCCATTGCAGGCGGCGGCGCAGGCCCTGGATGTGCATAACGCGGCGAGCCGGTGGTCGAAGGCTTTGCTGGACAATGCGGCGCGGCCCTCGGGGGCGATTGTCTATCGCGGGGCCGAGGGGCAGGGGACGCTTTCCACGGATCAATATGACCGTCTGGTGAGCGAGATGGAGAGCCATCATCAGGGCGCGCGCAACGCCGGGCGGCCGATGCTGTTGGAAGGGGGCTTGGATTGGAAGCCGATGGGCTTTTCGCCCTCGGACATGGAGTTCCAGAAAAGCAAGGAGGCGGCGGCGCGGGAGATCGCCCTGGCCTTCGGGGTGCCGCCGATGTTGTTGGGGATTCCGGGCGATGCGACCTATGCCAATTACCAGGAGGCGAACCGGGCGTTTTACCGCCTGACAGTGCTGCCCATGGCGGGGCGCGTGGCGGGGAGCCTTGCGCATTGGCTGGGCCGTTATACCGGCGAGGTGATCGAGATGCGGCCCGATATCGAGCAGGTCACGGCGCTTGCGCATGAGCGCGAGGCGCAGTGGCGGCGCGTGGCGGGGGCCGATTTCCTGAGCCGGGAGGAAAAGCGCCGGATGCTGGGCCTGCCGCCCTTGGCGGAGAGTGAGGTGGCCGAGGCCGACCGTGACGAGGGGCAGGCATGA
- a CDS encoding GTA head formation protein, RCAP_rcc01685 family, whose protein sequence is MSPAMGEDGARYGFEAFDCAPALRLEAHERVSTLRNEAMVQRLEKIEEMLERLEKRLWLAVYGVVGAILAQAFQPLLAALP, encoded by the coding sequence ATGAGCCCGGCGATGGGAGAGGATGGCGCGCGCTATGGTTTCGAGGCCTTCGATTGCGCGCCGGCGTTGCGGCTGGAGGCGCATGAGCGGGTCTCGACCCTGCGCAACGAGGCCATGGTGCAGCGGCTGGAGAAGATCGAGGAGATGTTGGAGCGACTGGAAAAGCGGCTTTGGCTGGCGGTCTATGGCGTGGTCGGCGCGATACTGGCGCAGGCGTTTCAGCCCTTGCTGGCGGCGTTGCCGTGA
- a CDS encoding HK97 family phage prohead protease — protein MQDQWGLEHKFCRLGEEISVSENAVIEGYASLFGSRDRGGDVVAKGAYGASLTKLGKEGRAVKMLWQHDPAQPIGVWDEVREDGKGLYVKGRLLDGVERAREAAALIAAGAIDGLSIGYRTVKATKNDKGQRLLMELELWEVSLVTFPMLPSARVGAKGETPETDQTLRELAAAFEGARREMAQS, from the coding sequence ATGCAGGATCAATGGGGCTTGGAGCACAAGTTCTGCCGGTTAGGTGAGGAGATCTCCGTGAGCGAGAATGCGGTGATCGAAGGCTATGCGAGCCTGTTCGGCAGTCGCGACCGGGGCGGTGACGTGGTGGCCAAGGGGGCCTATGGCGCATCGCTGACCAAGCTGGGCAAAGAGGGGCGCGCGGTGAAGATGCTGTGGCAGCATGACCCGGCGCAGCCGATTGGCGTCTGGGACGAGGTGCGCGAGGACGGCAAGGGCCTGTATGTGAAGGGCCGGTTGCTGGACGGGGTGGAGCGCGCCCGCGAGGCCGCCGCCCTGATTGCCGCCGGGGCGATTGATGGGCTTTCCATCGGCTACCGGACGGTGAAGGCCACAAAGAATGACAAGGGCCAGCGGCTCTTGATGGAACTGGAGCTTTGGGAGGTGTCGCTTGTGACCTTCCCGATGCTGCCCAGTGCGCGGGTGGGGGCCAAGGGGGAGACCCCGGAGACGGACCAGACCTTGCGCGAACTGGCGGCGGCCTTCGAGGGCGCGCGCCGGGAGATGGCGCAAAGCTAG
- a CDS encoding phage major capsid protein, which yields MSKTEAQSRTGGDVSPVHEVKSAVAGFMTEFKGFRAEIENRLQQQDDKMTKFERKSMGAAAARPVLAAADAGEAPHQKAFDAYLRSGDDDGLRGLELEGKAMSTAVAGDGGYLVDPQTAESVKSVLASTASIRAIANVVQVEATSFDMLIDHTDVGHGWATESDPTTETGTPTIDRITIPLHELSALPKASQRLLDDSAFDIEGWLAGRIADKFARAEADAFINGDGVDKPTGFMTHPSVDNYVWTWGNLGYVPTGVDGDFGGAEAIIDLVYALGAQYRANAAFVMNSKTAGAVRKLKDNDGRFLWSDGLAAGEPARLMGYPVLIAEDMPDIATGADAIAFGDFNAGYTVAERPDLRVLRDPFSAKPHVLFYATKRVGGDVSDFAAIKLLKFATS from the coding sequence ATGAGCAAGACCGAGGCACAGTCTCGGACCGGGGGAGATGTGTCTCCGGTCCATGAGGTGAAGTCCGCCGTGGCGGGGTTCATGACCGAGTTCAAAGGCTTTCGGGCCGAGATCGAAAACCGACTTCAACAGCAGGATGACAAAATGACCAAGTTTGAGCGTAAATCCATGGGGGCGGCTGCGGCGCGCCCGGTTCTGGCGGCGGCGGATGCCGGGGAGGCCCCGCATCAGAAGGCCTTTGATGCCTATCTGCGCAGTGGCGACGATGATGGCCTGCGCGGTCTGGAACTGGAAGGCAAGGCGATGAGCACCGCCGTTGCCGGCGACGGTGGCTATCTGGTGGATCCGCAGACCGCCGAGAGCGTGAAAAGCGTTCTGGCCTCGACCGCGTCGATCCGGGCGATTGCCAATGTGGTGCAGGTGGAAGCCACCAGCTTTGACATGCTGATTGACCACACGGATGTGGGCCATGGTTGGGCCACGGAAAGTGACCCGACCACCGAGACCGGCACGCCCACGATTGACCGGATCACCATCCCGCTGCACGAGCTGTCGGCGCTGCCCAAGGCCAGCCAACGCCTGTTGGATGACAGTGCCTTTGACATCGAAGGCTGGCTTGCTGGGCGTATTGCCGACAAGTTCGCCCGTGCCGAAGCGGATGCCTTCATCAATGGCGATGGTGTGGATAAGCCCACCGGCTTTATGACCCATCCCAGTGTCGACAATTATGTCTGGACATGGGGCAATCTTGGCTATGTGCCGACGGGTGTGGATGGTGATTTCGGCGGGGCCGAGGCGATCATCGACCTGGTCTATGCGCTGGGCGCGCAGTACCGCGCCAATGCGGCCTTCGTGATGAATTCGAAAACCGCAGGGGCCGTGCGCAAGCTGAAGGACAATGACGGGCGTTTCCTGTGGTCTGATGGCCTGGCCGCGGGGGAACCTGCACGCTTGATGGGTTATCCGGTGCTGATTGCCGAGGACATGCCCGATATTGCGACCGGCGCGGATGCCATTGCCTTTGGCGATTTCAACGCAGGCTACACCGTGGCCGAGCGCCCGGACCTGCGTGTGCTGCGCGATCCGTTCAGCGCCAAGCCGCATGTGTTGTTCTATGCCACCAAGCGCGTGGGCGGTGACGTGAGCGATTTCGCTGCGATCAAGCTGTTGAAATTCGCCACCTCGTAA
- a CDS encoding head-tail connector protein produces MMLIEETTLPDAALPVEEFKAHLRLGTGFADGDVQEPVLMGFLRAAMAAIEARTGKVLIERGFSWTVTRWRAAGGQPLPVAPVTAVTQLLLRNRDEEEEVIAPAMYRLEPDAHRPVLRPGGTVLPAIPEGGVAEVQLSAGYAPDWAGLPADLGQAVLLLAAHYYEYRHETALGGGCMPFGVTSLIERYRTVRLMAGGGA; encoded by the coding sequence ATGATGTTGATCGAAGAGACCACCTTGCCCGATGCGGCGCTTCCGGTGGAAGAGTTCAAGGCGCATCTGCGGCTGGGCACCGGGTTTGCCGATGGCGATGTGCAGGAACCTGTTTTGATGGGGTTTCTGCGGGCGGCCATGGCGGCAATCGAGGCGCGCACCGGCAAGGTTTTGATCGAACGGGGGTTTTCCTGGACCGTGACGCGGTGGCGCGCGGCGGGGGGGCAGCCCCTTCCGGTGGCGCCGGTCACGGCGGTGACGCAGCTTTTGTTGCGCAACCGGGATGAAGAGGAAGAGGTGATTGCGCCTGCGATGTACCGGCTTGAGCCGGATGCGCATCGGCCTGTTTTGCGCCCGGGCGGCACGGTGTTGCCCGCGATCCCCGAGGGGGGTGTGGCGGAGGTGCAGTTGAGCGCCGGGTATGCGCCGGATTGGGCGGGCTTGCCCGCCGATCTGGGGCAGGCGGTGCTTTTGCTGGCGGCGCATTACTATGAGTATCGGCACGAAACCGCGCTGGGCGGGGGATGCATGCCCTTTGGGGTCACCAGCCTGATTGAGCGCTATCGCACCGTGCGGCTGATGGCCGGGGGCGGTGCGTGA
- a CDS encoding head-tail adaptor protein, which yields MGRVHLNRPLVLEAPERVSDGAGGHEETWAALGTLWAEVRARTGRDRAGEGGAVSATGFRVTVRAAPLGAASRPQASQRFRDGTRILRIEAVAERDAAARFLTCFCEEEVGL from the coding sequence ATGGGCCGGGTGCATTTGAACCGACCGCTGGTTTTGGAAGCGCCTGAGCGCGTGAGCGATGGCGCGGGCGGCCATGAGGAGACATGGGCCGCGCTGGGCACGCTATGGGCCGAAGTGCGCGCACGCACGGGGCGCGACCGGGCCGGGGAAGGCGGGGCCGTGTCGGCCACGGGGTTTCGCGTGACGGTGCGGGCGGCGCCCTTGGGGGCGGCATCACGGCCGCAAGCGAGCCAGCGGTTTCGTGACGGCACGCGCATCCTGCGGATTGAGGCGGTGGCCGAGCGGGACGCGGCGGCGCGGTTCCTGACCTGCTTTTGCGAAGAGGAGGTGGGCCTATGA
- a CDS encoding DUF3168 domain-containing protein, translating to MSYGAAAALQAAIYQHLAADAGLGGLVGDAIYDALPSGPLPETYVTLGPEDVRERGDGTGGGAWHRVSVSVVTSEAGFHGAKEVAAAISDALTDAQLSLSRGRLAALHFYRARARREGTGDIRRIDLTFRARVDDTL from the coding sequence ATGAGCTATGGCGCGGCGGCGGCCTTGCAGGCGGCGATTTATCAGCATTTGGCGGCGGATGCGGGCCTTGGGGGTTTGGTGGGCGATGCGATCTACGATGCGCTGCCCAGCGGGCCATTGCCCGAGACCTATGTCACGCTCGGCCCCGAGGATGTGCGCGAGCGTGGCGATGGCACGGGCGGTGGCGCGTGGCATCGGGTGAGCGTTTCGGTGGTCACTTCGGAGGCCGGGTTTCACGGCGCGAAGGAGGTGGCGGCGGCGATCAGCGACGCCCTGACCGATGCGCAATTGAGCCTTTCGCGGGGGCGCTTGGCGGCCTTGCATTTCTATCGAGCGCGGGCGCGGCGGGAGGGGACCGGCGATATTCGCCGGATCGACCTGACCTTTCGCGCGCGTGTGGACGACACCCTTTAA
- a CDS encoding phage major tail protein, TP901-1 family → MAVQNGKDLLVKIDLTSDGNFQTVAGLRATRISFNAESVDVTSLESAGGWRELLAGAGVKSASISGSGIFRDAASDERARQIFFDGETPDFQVVIPDFGVVEGPFQVSAIEYAGTHDGEATYELSLASAGQLSFTAA, encoded by the coding sequence ATGGCAGTTCAAAACGGCAAGGACCTGTTGGTCAAGATCGACCTGACCAGCGACGGCAATTTTCAGACGGTGGCGGGCCTGCGGGCGACGCGCATCAGTTTCAACGCGGAAAGCGTGGATGTGACGAGCCTTGAGAGCGCGGGCGGTTGGCGCGAGTTGCTGGCGGGGGCGGGTGTCAAATCGGCCTCGATCAGCGGGTCGGGAATTTTCCGCGACGCGGCCAGCGACGAGCGCGCGCGGCAGATCTTTTTCGATGGTGAGACCCCGGATTTCCAGGTGGTGATCCCGGATTTCGGGGTGGTCGAGGGGCCGTTCCAGGTGAGCGCGATCGAATATGCGGGCACCCATGACGGCGAGGCGACCTATGAGTTGTCGCTGGCCTCGGCGGGGCAGCTGAGTTTTACGGCGGCGTGA
- a CDS encoding gene transfer agent family protein — protein sequence MANPYAGEVGLVIDGQRHVMKLTLGALAELEASLEGDSLVGMVERFESGAFSSRDVLRLIVAGLRGGGWRGQASDLLSAEIEGGAMGAARAAAELLARAFMAPEGV from the coding sequence ATGGCGAACCCCTATGCAGGCGAGGTGGGCTTGGTGATCGACGGGCAGCGGCATGTGATGAAGCTGACCCTCGGGGCCTTGGCCGAACTGGAGGCGAGCCTTGAGGGCGACAGTCTGGTGGGCATGGTGGAGCGCTTTGAGAGCGGCGCTTTTTCCAGCCGCGATGTGCTGCGCCTGATCGTGGCGGGGCTGCGCGGCGGGGGCTGGCGCGGGCAGGCAAGTGACCTGCTGAGCGCCGAGATCGAGGGCGGGGCCATGGGCGCCGCCCGGGCCGCCGCCGAGTTGCTGGCGCGGGCCTTCATGGCGCCGGAGGGGGTATGA
- a CDS encoding rcc01693 family protein produces the protein MRAARFDWPALMQAGMRGLGLRPAEFWALTPAELELMLGTRAGIAPLRRGGLEALMADFPDAPKDTKDE, from the coding sequence ATGAGGGCTGCGCGCTTTGATTGGCCTGCCCTGATGCAGGCGGGGATGCGCGGGCTTGGGTTGCGGCCTGCGGAGTTCTGGGCGCTGACCCCGGCGGAGTTGGAACTGATGCTGGGCACGCGGGCCGGGATCGCCCCCCTGCGGCGTGGAGGGCTTGAGGCCTTGATGGCCGATTTCCCCGATGCACCGAAAGACACAAAGGATGAATGA
- a CDS encoding phage tail tape measure protein produces the protein MNDVERLDDLDAQVEALDETLGQTTGMAAAFNAELARVRESFAETGQDVATLERGIGRGLTRAIRGAVVHGDSLSQALEKMTNSMINAAFNSAVKPVTEHVGGLLAQGVGGLMSGLFPFEKGGSFSQGRVQPFASGGIVSGPVSFPMRNGTGLMGEAGPEAIMPLSRGPDGKLGVQARGGGAPVSVVMNISTPDAEGFRRSKGQIAAELGRAIGRGARNR, from the coding sequence ATGAATGACGTGGAACGATTGGATGATCTGGACGCGCAGGTTGAGGCGCTGGACGAAACCCTTGGGCAAACCACCGGGATGGCGGCGGCCTTCAACGCCGAACTGGCGCGGGTGCGCGAAAGTTTTGCCGAGACCGGCCAGGATGTGGCGACACTGGAGCGCGGGATCGGCCGGGGGCTGACCCGGGCCATTCGGGGGGCGGTGGTGCATGGCGATAGCCTGTCCCAGGCCCTTGAGAAGATGACCAATTCGATGATCAACGCGGCCTTCAATTCGGCGGTGAAGCCGGTGACGGAGCATGTCGGCGGGTTGCTGGCGCAGGGGGTGGGCGGCCTGATGTCGGGCCTCTTTCCCTTCGAGAAGGGCGGTTCATTCTCGCAAGGCCGGGTGCAGCCCTTTGCCAGTGGCGGGATCGTCAGCGGGCCGGTGAGTTTTCCGATGCGGAATGGCACCGGGTTGATGGGCGAGGCGGGGCCGGAGGCGATCATGCCGTTGTCGCGTGGCCCCGATGGCAAGCTGGGGGTGCAGGCGCGGGGCGGTGGTGCGCCGGTCAGCGTGGTGATGAACATCTCGACGCCCGATGCTGAGGGCTTCCGCCGCTCGAAAGGGCAGATCGCCGCCGAGCTGGGCCGCGCCATCGGGCGCGGCGCGCGCAACCGTTAA